The Gymnogyps californianus isolate 813 chromosome 3, ASM1813914v2, whole genome shotgun sequence genomic sequence ATCCCCACAGAGTGCTACAGCTTCAgtcttgaagattttttttttttctccaggaatAAACAagtttttgtttcctctccCATCCTCCACGTACAGCTGCCATTCATGAGCCCCATTCAACACACGGATTTCAGCTTAAATCCAGTTCTTTGCATCCCACCCACCCAACCTTCTCAGCACCCAGCTGGTGAATCCGAGGTCCCCAGCCTTTGCTGGCTGTTGCTCGTTGGACACAGCTGTGGTTggttctccccatcccagcttGGGTGCCACACAGCACCGCACGCTGCCCGCGAGACCAGCACAGAGCCCTGCTCCCAACGCGAGGGTGTGGGTGTTTGCGGGGACACAGGCTTCCTTACCTGACTGCCTCCGGGGAGGTGttaaaaggaatatttctgttGTACTGCGCATCGGAGACAAACgctgctgccagcaggagaTCCTGcggaaaggggaaaaacacagACAGCTGGTCAGTAGGTGTTGGAGCTTGACACAAACTCCACGCAGATATTCAGGGGAGGTCCCTGTCACCCCAAGGCACGCTATAGAGGCGACAAGCGGTACAAGGGATGCCGCAGCTTCGCACACCCGCATTCCCTCTTCTGCTAGCGAGGACACATCaccgtcccgtcccgtcccgtcccgtcccgtcccgggCAGGGCCGCGGGACCCCCCCCCGAATCCTCCCCAGCGGGACCCCCCACCAGACCGCTCCGCTACCTGCGAGACCCCCTCCGCCATGGCGCGGGCAGACGCTGCGCCTCCCCGGTCCCGCCGCCTTTAACGgggcccgcccccgccgccggcggaaGCGGGAGGCGGTGCCGAGCCGTAGCCGTGAGCGGAGCTGGACCGGGGATGGGGCCGGAGGCGCTGCGGCAGCGGGCCGTGCGCTGGGCGCTGCTGGCCGCCTTCGCGGCCGGGGTGCTGGTGGGCTGGCAGGCCGGCCGTGCCCGCCGCCGTTTCCTCCGCTGGCGCCAGCGCCGCCTCCAGCGCCGTCTCGCCGCCGctcaggagcagctggaggcGGCGTGAGCCGAGGAGAGCTCTCGGTGGGTCCCCGCGGCCGGGCTGCCggcctccttccttccttccttgcccTCGCAGCGGGTTTGGGAGGTCAAGGCGACCCTCCGGTtgtctcctccagcagcctcgCCTCGGTGGATGTGGTATGAGCAGAACCGGATTCGTCCTCCCCACCGCTCCCGCCACGCCGCTGTCGGAGCCGGTTTGCAAAGGGCTGGTGAAAACGGCGTCGAAGCGCTGCTGGGAAAGGACAGCATCCGTGGAATAGCAAGGCCTTCTCTCCTGTCCTTCAGAAGACAGGATCCCGAGCCGCGTCGGACTAACCCAACAAAATACTGAGGACACAGGAACGCTGCCGCCAGATGTATTTCCGTATTTCAAAGGGTTGTCTGTACTCGTCTTGCGTTAAGTCTGCTACTGAGGTACGCTGCTCTGCCCTTGCCAGGGAGCGCTGCTGATACATTAAACTAGCAAAAGTCATGACGTGATATTCCTAGATGTGTTTATTTCTCTGATAAGTGAAAACATACTTTACGGGCGCTTGTAATGAGTGACAGATCTCCTTGTGAAAGTACGCAcgtgaaaaaaaccctgtgggGACAATTTAGTGGTGAAATAGCTGCAGGCGTTGGGTAGGGTGAATGAGCAAATCAAATGAAGGATGCTTGTGCTTTCGACTCTCAATTTCTTCTTGCGCTTTGGACAAGGAATTGTGGCGATAGCTGTAGGGTGTTCCTGTTTCCCCACCCCTGGCTAGCAAATTCCAGAAGAGTCTGAGAGAAGGGGGTGCTCCTGCTTTGCGCCGGAGGATTTACTGCATGCTGTGCAGGCTGCTGGCTTTCAACTATATTACTGAACTgtcaaagttttaaaagttttcagggggaaaaaaaaaatactgcccGGCGCCCCTTAAGATCGCGAAATGCTGATTTGTAGCCAAAGAAGTAGTCCTGTGGCTTTCTGGTAGAAACAAGGTTTCAGACCTTTGGGAGTTCCTTCAGTGCAAACGCGGGGGGGTGTGCAGTATCGAGTGCCCctgttcagcagagctgcagttcaCTGGAGTGCCTGGTCCAAACCGCACCAGCTGGGTCCAAGTTGTACTTACTTTACCAGTGATGTGTTGATACCTTTTCACGGTGCACCTTTTGGCGTTTTTTAACCTCGAGACTGGCAGACTGTTAGAAACAGGGGTTTCCGTACAGCTGCCGATGCCACGTCGTGGCCTCGTCTGCCTGCGGGTGCTGTTTTGTCGAGGCGGGGAGAGTGACTACCAGTTAAGTGCGAAGCGTGCCCTCGTGCACGTTTTCCAGCACGAGCTAGAAGCTGATGTACCACAGCCTTACGGCTTGCCCCGGGGAGGGCAGGAACAGGATTTACCTGCGGGATGGCTGCAGGCCGACTGTCTGTCAGTCCCCAGGCCAGGCCCTGCCTGGCCAGCAAGGACTCCCTGGCTGGCGGGCCAGGGCTGGGTGAAGCTCTTCTGGCTCCGACCCGCAGCCCCGACCACGACCAGGCCGTGCCCGGTCCGGGCTTGGCGATCCCCGGGAGCGGAGGCCGCACATCCCCCGGTTCTCCCTCAGGCAGACGGCCCGCGGCGCCTACGATTCCCGGCGTGCCGCGCGCCCCGGAAGTGACGGCATCTCGCAGCGCCCATGCGCCCGTTGCTTAGCAACCATgtcggggcggcgggcgcggggcccGCTGCAACGGGTACAGCGGCGGAGCCGGGAGCTGCAGGCGCAGGTACCGGGGCTGACGGCCCGGCCTGGGGCGCGGCGGGGCTCCGCCGGCGGCTAACGGCGCCTATCCTGTGTTGCAGGTGGAGGAGCTGCGGGCGGAGAGCGTGGCCCTGGCCCCCGGGCAGCGGAAAGCCCTTTCGCAGAGGTGAGGCGGCAGCCGAGGGGTCCCCGcccgccggggctgcgggggacCCGGCCTCGCTCCCACCCGTCCCTGCCCTCAGCCTTCCCCCCGCTCTTCACTTTAGCAGCGTTCCGTGGCCAGGAGTTGCATAGCTTAGCTCTGTGTTGTGGAAATGAACCATCTCCCGGTTGCTCTGAGCAAAGCCCCTGGCAGATTCACTCCGTTCCCCGTCACCTTTGCATCAGAAGAAGTAGCAGACAGTTCCCCGTACGcctttccattttcctcctaATTGTACAGATCTCTTCCCTGCCCCTTCTCACTCGTCTTGTTTTCCCGGCGGAAGCAACAGGCCAGCTGCTTCCCGGTCCTCAAGGGCTGAGGTAGTTTTAAGTGGGAACTTGCACATCACAGGTAACAATCAGCTAAGCTGCCGTTTGGGCTTGTATTGATATTTGTCAGGCTGCGTGAAGGTCTGAGTATGTAAACTTACACGTTTCAGCACGCATGCATGATTTGGGTCACCCATCTAtcagaattttaagaaaatgctatCTATCTGTCTTGCTTTCAATGCAGATGTATGCAGCTGAAGAAACTGGTGGATGAGAATACAAATGCTCTTCATGACTTGAAAAAAGTAAGTATGGAGACAAATTTGTTAATGGTTTTCTCCAAAATACATCACGGAGAGCATTTAGAGAACACCAGGCTCCTTCGATTTTAGATGCCTCGGGACAAGAGCAATGCCTGGCACTGCACAATCCCCGATTGGGATCTCTGAGatacatttatattatttaaaggcacatttttaatgctttattcTGTACAAGTTTGGCGCTTAAAATGTTTATCAACCCAACGCATTATATTGGAAGTGGAGAATGCAGATTTGAAATTTAACACGAAATTTCATCTTGGCAGAGTAAAAGGGCAAGAAAGATGTCACTAAACAGGGAGTGACAGCAGCCCAGGAAGGTGAAAGCTTGTAAGACATGTCTGGAAAACTAACTTTATAGGGGAACTTTAACTTTGATTCTTTCAGCAATTTGTTGTGTTCTTCTTTCTCAGGCTGATGAGCCTGCACCCGTGGGGAATTACAatcagaggaaagaagaagaagaaaagctattgCTGAAACTctctcagcagctgcagaaacttGTTCTTGTCTTGAATCAGGATAATGGGACTACGAATTCTGCAGCGTAAGTAGCTTAAACAAATACAATCTGCACTTCTATAGAATTGTACGTGTATGGTTGGAAAGGACCCTGAAAACTTGTTAGCTCATCCCCTTTATTATGTTAacatacagttaaaaaagaagCACTGAAGAGCCAGCTCTTATGGGGCTTGTTTTCTTCATGCAGTCATGAACAACTCGCTGGAATTTTCTAAGGGTGTTGGTtaatggctgaaatataaagtGGCTGTTGAGAGGAGAAGATGCAATGTGGTCTGTACGCTGAGGGAGGAAACACCACTGGGATTCTGGAGTTTTGTTTAGCTCAGGACAGAGAGTAAAACACAGGAATGAAAATTCTGTATCTGGATAATGTCCTTGCGGAGAAGCCCATATTGCAAGGCTTTACAGCAATTTCAAgaagttttgttaaaataataataaaaaaagtttgattGATTTTGGGTAGGGATGAGGAACATCGGAAAGATCCTCAAACggaagatgaaaatgaagaagaggaTGAGAGTGAAGATGATGAAAGTAGTGAGGAGGAAGACAGTGAAGAAGCAGATGATGATGAGGAGGATAAATTGTTGGATGATCCAAATGTTAAAGAATGTATTGCAGTTGGAAACTTTAATGCACAGCAGGAAGGGGATCTCACATTTACGGTAAAGATGTCTCTCTCAAAGTTTTTTGACTGCAGATCATGCCATATTAAGCAATAACTATAATTAAATCCTATGCTTCTGGGATTCAGCCAGTTCCTTGCCGGATTCAGGGGGAAATGGCTTTTCCCGGTGTACGTTTGGCTTAGTGGAGTCCAGTGTCCTTTTGCCACCGTCTGTAGTGGCAGGGTCTGTTGCGGTAGTCTGTGATCTCTGTTGTgagaaaaattaagcttttgtggtttgggtttggttttttttttttttttttaaattgtgccTGGAgccattttgaaatatttggttGTCTTttgtctctgtctctccttctAATGGCAAAGAAAGGTGAAGTCCTACTTATACGTGACAAGAAGGCGGATGGCTGGTGGGTAGCCGAAAACTCAAAAGGGGAGAGAGGCCTCGTTCCTAGAACCTATCTTGCGGTTAGTGTGCCGCTACCTTCTTCTGTTCTAGTCTCACCtctgttattttatatatattagtGATAATATAGCTGCATAAAATTGATCACAATGCTTATGTGGGGACACACAGCAGTGTTTTGCCAGTTGTTTGGAAATAACACCATGTTTGTGTAAATGTGTGTGGAGACAGCTAGCAAAAGCAGTGGTTTTGTGCCTTGTGAAGATGTGACACGTAAGCGCAGAGAAGTTTCTTGAATATGAAAGTCATAATCTTTGTCACTAAAGGTCAACTCTGAAGACTCCAAGCTGCTATGGACTAATTCGGGCTTTTCGTAATTTATATGAAATGTGAGTCCATGTAAATGTTGGAGTATTTTGTAATTCAACATGGaagaaccttttaaaaaatcgattttaaagctttgtaactttttccctctcccatttTTAGAGTTGCTTACACATGTTAGTTTATGTACTTACGCCCATATATATCCAGTGTACCATTGTGGTGAACATTTAAATGTGGGTACACAGTTTGGATTGAGTGATCAGATGAAACAGAGCTTTTCACAGTGTCACTAAAGAGCATGTTGAGTAGCTAGCTTTTTACTTTATGATGCTgatgcatttctgtttttaaagaatccACTTTGCAAATGCATTCTCTTGCTTACTTGTAGGAATCCTCCAGTCCCTTGCTGTAGCTGCAGAACTAAGGGCAGTGTTCTGCAGTTACAGTGCTCTGGAGTGATACatcacagacagaaaatctCCTCTTCTAAACTATTAACATGTGCTATGGTtggagaaagcatttttaagaacagaactGTGAAGAAATCAAGCACTTTCCCATTTTGAATCTGAATTACAGGTCCATAATGAAGATGGCGAAAGCCAAGAGCAAAGTGAAGAACACATAGAAGTGGTGGATGAAACAGCAGAtggaactgaaattaaaaaaaggtaaatggaGTGATGTGAAAGCAAATAagtataaaattattcttcGTCCTCCTTAAATCTGACAGTACATTTCTTACAGTGAGAATACCTCACAAGGGTATTTggttctttgcatttttcttttcagtacagcagtcacttgcctttttttcagtttgcagacACACTTTTACTTGAGTGGTTTGTTGGGgagttttgctttggtttgccttccccccaccccccccataAAATCAAAAGAATGACTGGGTCATGTATCAAGTTATGTTCCAGTTCATGAGACAGTCTAGCAATTAGTCTTAGTGGCTGGAAATATGTCATTATTAGTATCTCAGATAGATACAGTTATTAAGCTGCTgctatttgaaaacaaacccatATTTAGCGTTTAAATTTTTGTCCACATGAGGATgatatattataaaaaatacgttctttttcttccagaacagaTTCTCACTGGAATGCTGTAAGAAGAGCTATCACAGAGGTAGGTTAATTATTTTGTAGACAAGGTTTGCCTTTTACCAAACACTGTGTCTCTCATTACAGaccattgtttttaattaacatctctattttgttttttgtagCAAGAAATGCTACAGAAATGTTCTCTAACGCTTTAGAAAtaggctgcagcccagcccatGTGTCTGAATGAAGATGCAAATAAGAcgtcttttgttgttttgccaCAGTAGTACGATACCATTTCTTTGTCAAGGGTGTGATTTTGTTCTGTaactggctgctctgctgctgctttgaaatggaAGGGGGATTTAACAAAATGGGAGTCTGCCTGGGTTCATACATGAAACAGAGTAAAAGTTCCTCAGGATGGGCCAA encodes the following:
- the MTLN gene encoding mitoregulin — its product is MGPEALRQRAVRWALLAAFAAGVLVGWQAGRARRRFLRWRQRRLQRRLAAAQEQLEAA